In the Natronolimnobius baerhuensis genome, one interval contains:
- a CDS encoding DUF7331 family protein, which translates to MSTRISDDTADGREPSSEPAGVETIESYEIDDGVVFYDAENPLAWVETSKTLTLEDVV; encoded by the coding sequence TTGTCAACCCGTATTTCTGATGACACGGCGGACGGGCGTGAACCGAGTAGTGAACCCGCAGGCGTCGAGACGATTGAATCCTACGAGATTGACGACGGTGTTGTCTTCTATGACGCGGAAAATCCCCTCGCCTGGGTGGAGACATCCAAGACGTTGACGCTCGAGGACGTCGTTTAA
- a CDS encoding DUF7322 domain-containing protein, which produces MGTDRSDHDADESGPADGSDGERDGLSIPKVETEDAGSGFVSDLKSDTELEAASIPDITDPDSLEPESDVATEFEDVDFSEIPDDLLETFVALVLVINGAVLAVSLGALFLIFDGSTDRGIPLLVIGVVLFGFAFRRYRQYQRSREADDDETNEDTDEREDDTGDSGERPSSEVAEQRVPDDPDSS; this is translated from the coding sequence GTGGGAACCGACCGGTCCGATCACGACGCAGACGAGTCTGGCCCAGCCGATGGCTCGGACGGCGAGCGCGACGGCCTGTCGATTCCGAAAGTCGAGACGGAAGACGCCGGCTCGGGATTTGTGTCGGACCTCAAGTCGGATACCGAACTCGAGGCAGCCAGCATTCCCGACATAACGGATCCAGACTCCCTCGAGCCAGAGTCAGACGTTGCAACCGAGTTCGAGGACGTCGACTTCTCGGAGATTCCCGACGACCTCCTCGAGACGTTCGTCGCGCTCGTGCTCGTGATCAACGGGGCCGTTCTCGCCGTTTCGCTTGGGGCGCTCTTTCTGATCTTCGACGGCTCGACAGACCGCGGTATCCCATTGCTGGTGATCGGCGTCGTCCTGTTCGGGTTCGCGTTCCGGCGATACAGGCAGTACCAGCGCTCGCGTGAGGCCGATGACGATGAGACCAATGAGGACACCGACGAGCGCGAGGACGATACTGGTGACAGTGGCGAAAGGCCTTCAAGCGAGGTCGCCGAACAACGGGTACCGGACGACCCAGACTCATCATGA
- a CDS encoding DUF7346 family protein, with amino-acid sequence MKTVQDDTGKRYLLLKQSTQASLVRDPDTGNECYIQNDRLESSDESTFETLAQTISPAVRTLLTNVHDETTLGILLELEARGPLSVRALLEADTCCESDLHGRLTVLSSADLIDETAVGGERGYRLTEECTTALEAIRTPADNHERDTDDETTSEAEATTISNTQPVQDS; translated from the coding sequence ATGAAAACCGTCCAGGACGATACGGGAAAGCGGTACCTCTTGCTCAAACAGTCCACACAGGCCAGCCTCGTTCGTGACCCAGACACTGGAAACGAGTGCTACATCCAGAACGACCGCCTCGAGTCGAGCGACGAGAGCACGTTCGAAACCCTCGCACAGACGATCTCGCCAGCCGTTCGAACGCTCCTGACAAACGTTCACGACGAGACGACGTTGGGAATCCTCCTCGAACTCGAGGCGCGTGGCCCACTCTCCGTCCGAGCGCTGCTCGAAGCCGATACCTGCTGTGAGAGCGATCTGCACGGGCGATTGACGGTCCTCTCGTCGGCAGACCTGATCGACGAAACAGCTGTCGGTGGCGAACGCGGCTATCGGCTGACTGAGGAGTGTACCACGGCACTGGAAGCAATTCGAACGCCTGCGGACAACCACGAGCGCGACACCGACGACGAAACGACCAGCGAGGCGGAAGCAACGACAATCTCGAATACACAGCCAGTACAGGATAGCTAA
- the rad50 gene encoding DNA double-strand break repair ATPase Rad50, producing the protein MRVDRVRLQNFKCYGDADLSLERGVTVVHGVNGSGKSSLLEATFFALYGSKALDDRTLDDVITTGEDETEIELWFTHDGRDYHIERHLKLRGDRATTTKCVLETPAETIEGARDVRHEVTELLRMDAEAFVNCAYVRQGEVNKLIHASPSDRQDMIDDLLQLGALEEYRERASKARLGVKSVLDGQREVVDDVRTQVQRKEDKDLHERLNGLESRRTEINEELEHFETQRDQAQETLETAEDVLERHTETQAEISDLADELEELRAKISETEQQRNEAKDRIRDLETEREALEDEREELLSAVDLEETTVDARIETLEARDDDLRDDLEEVRVAITETNGELDRLRDAAADLEEQAETAREKASTLEDRLEDDSAAIEDREGDLEELADEIATTRAKFDDAPIAFGEAADKREELEQRREELTDEINESTAERKTVENAIDEGERLLEEGKCPECGQPVEESPHVDVLDDKREELTTIEERLAELEADREDLDDRLERLADLRDAERRVERLEENRENIEQLLTEKRDTLTERREQRETLLEDAEEYESEAAEKREAVSDLEETVEDKRAELGEINSERAEIKPELESLRRIADIDDEHDDITREIETLRERRQSWHQLNEERRDTLSSKRERKRDLESEFDDGRIETARTDKQTAESYLEQVGDKLDELEEKRTEIQNAIGAVENELEELERLRERLSDLEARCEQLESLYTEAETLQTTYGELRTELRQRNVETLERLLNETFELVYQNDSYASIELDGDYRLTVYQKDGEALEPEQLSGGERALFNLSLRCAIYRLLAEGVEGTAPMPPLILDEPTVFLDSGHVTQLVSLVESMRKLGVEQIVVVSHDEELVGAADSLVRVEKDATSNRSRLEQGEPPETALLAAE; encoded by the coding sequence ATGAGAGTCGACCGCGTCCGCCTGCAGAACTTCAAGTGCTACGGCGACGCCGACCTCTCACTCGAGCGCGGCGTCACCGTCGTCCACGGTGTCAACGGCAGCGGCAAATCGTCGCTACTCGAGGCCACCTTCTTCGCCCTGTATGGCTCGAAAGCGCTCGACGACCGCACGCTCGATGACGTGATTACGACCGGCGAAGACGAAACCGAAATTGAACTCTGGTTCACCCACGACGGCCGCGACTATCACATCGAACGCCACCTCAAACTACGCGGAGATCGGGCGACGACGACGAAATGTGTCCTCGAGACGCCTGCAGAAACTATCGAGGGTGCACGTGACGTGCGCCACGAGGTGACCGAACTGCTACGCATGGACGCCGAGGCGTTCGTCAACTGCGCCTACGTCCGACAGGGCGAGGTCAACAAACTCATCCACGCCTCGCCGAGTGACCGCCAGGACATGATCGACGACCTCCTCCAGTTGGGAGCACTCGAGGAGTACCGCGAACGCGCGAGCAAGGCTCGACTCGGCGTCAAGTCGGTACTCGACGGCCAGCGCGAGGTCGTCGATGACGTCCGCACGCAAGTCCAGCGCAAGGAGGACAAAGACCTCCACGAGCGCCTGAACGGTCTCGAGTCGCGCCGAACCGAGATCAACGAGGAACTCGAGCACTTTGAAACCCAGCGCGACCAAGCACAGGAGACACTCGAGACCGCCGAAGACGTCCTCGAGCGCCATACCGAAACCCAAGCAGAGATTTCCGATCTCGCGGACGAACTCGAGGAACTCCGTGCGAAAATTTCCGAGACCGAACAGCAACGCAACGAGGCGAAAGACCGGATTCGAGACCTTGAGACAGAGCGTGAAGCCCTCGAAGACGAACGCGAGGAACTGCTGTCCGCGGTCGATCTGGAAGAAACGACAGTCGATGCACGGATCGAGACACTCGAGGCGCGCGATGACGACCTTCGAGACGATCTCGAGGAGGTCCGCGTCGCGATTACGGAAACCAACGGCGAACTTGACCGTCTTCGCGACGCGGCTGCCGATCTCGAGGAACAGGCTGAGACAGCCCGTGAAAAGGCGTCCACGCTCGAGGACCGACTCGAGGACGACAGCGCGGCTATCGAAGACCGTGAGGGCGACCTCGAGGAACTCGCTGACGAGATTGCGACGACTCGAGCGAAGTTCGACGACGCGCCGATTGCGTTCGGTGAGGCAGCCGACAAACGCGAGGAACTCGAGCAGCGCCGCGAGGAGTTGACCGACGAGATCAACGAGAGTACTGCAGAACGCAAAACCGTCGAAAACGCAATCGATGAGGGCGAGCGCCTGCTCGAGGAAGGCAAGTGTCCAGAATGTGGCCAGCCAGTCGAGGAGTCACCACACGTCGACGTTCTTGATGACAAACGCGAGGAACTGACGACTATCGAGGAACGGCTCGCGGAACTCGAGGCCGACCGCGAGGACCTCGATGACCGACTCGAGCGACTGGCAGACCTCCGCGACGCCGAGCGCCGTGTCGAGCGACTCGAGGAAAACCGTGAGAATATCGAGCAGTTGCTCACGGAGAAACGCGACACGCTCACAGAGCGACGTGAGCAGCGCGAGACACTGCTCGAGGATGCCGAGGAGTACGAATCCGAGGCTGCCGAAAAACGCGAGGCCGTGTCTGACCTCGAGGAGACGGTCGAGGACAAACGCGCCGAACTCGGCGAGATCAACAGCGAGCGCGCTGAGATTAAACCCGAACTCGAGTCGCTGCGCCGAATTGCGGACATCGACGACGAACATGACGACATCACGCGCGAGATTGAAACCCTGCGCGAGCGCCGCCAGAGCTGGCACCAGTTGAACGAAGAACGGCGCGACACGCTCTCGAGCAAACGCGAGCGCAAACGCGACCTCGAGTCCGAGTTCGATGACGGCCGCATCGAGACGGCGCGGACGGACAAGCAAACCGCCGAGAGCTACCTCGAGCAGGTTGGAGACAAACTCGACGAACTCGAGGAGAAACGCACCGAGATCCAGAACGCAATTGGTGCCGTCGAGAACGAACTCGAGGAACTCGAGCGGCTTCGCGAGCGACTTTCGGACCTCGAAGCCCGCTGTGAGCAACTCGAATCACTCTATACTGAAGCGGAAACGCTCCAGACGACCTATGGTGAGTTGCGCACAGAGCTTCGGCAACGCAACGTCGAAACGCTCGAGCGACTGCTGAACGAGACGTTCGAACTGGTCTATCAGAACGACTCCTACGCGTCAATCGAACTCGATGGTGACTATCGCCTGACGGTCTATCAGAAAGACGGCGAAGCGCTCGAGCCCGAACAACTCTCCGGCGGCGAGCGGGCGCTGTTTAACCTCAGCCTGCGGTGTGCGATCTATCGCCTGCTTGCAGAAGGCGTCGAGGGCACTGCGCCGATGCCGCCGTTGATTCTCGATGAGCCGACCGTGTTCCTCGATTCGGGCCACGTTACCCAACTCGTCTCGCTAGTCGAGTCGATGCGGAAACTGGGCGTCGAACAGATCGTCGTCGTCAGTCACGACGAGGAACTCGTCGGTGCGGCCGACTCACTCGTCCGCGTCGAAAAAGATGCAACGTCGAACCGCTCGCGACTCGAACAGGGTGAACCGCCGGAGACAGCCCTGCTCGCAGCGGAGTAG
- the mre11 gene encoding DNA double-strand break repair protein Mre11: MTRVIHTGDTHIGYQQYNSPARRDDFLAAFRRVAEDAVADDVDAVVHAGDLFHDRRPGLVDLQGTVEILRTLEKADIPFLAVVGNHEGKRDAQWLDLFSDLGLATRLGPQPEVIGDVALYGLDFVPRSRREDLEYEFSSVPDEADHATLVSHGLFEPFAHADWDTERLLSESTVEFDAVLLGDNHKPDTAEVQDTWVTYCGSTERASASEREDRGYNLVTFETDNDEGDAVAISRRALTDTRDFEFVDVDLEDGEGIDRVQERVREYEVEESVVIITIEGDGRPVTPAAVEELAIDRGALVARVNDRRDLPDEDDDVSVSFADPDDAVRERVRELGLSNAALEIDKTVRDGDLVDSNVRESVERRVRDLLEDDQSAFDPAPARSPDDEDVTTVADQLSSATEPAEETADEQTAAKQTSEETQTAETDQPTGEPETATADDSSDGSESAESTESADSVESTTEREQTTPQSTDEDASLGDFA; this comes from the coding sequence ATGACGCGGGTTATCCACACGGGCGATACCCACATCGGGTACCAACAGTACAATTCGCCCGCGAGACGAGACGACTTTCTCGCCGCCTTCCGGCGCGTCGCCGAGGACGCCGTCGCGGACGATGTCGACGCCGTCGTCCACGCGGGCGATCTCTTTCACGACCGACGGCCGGGACTGGTCGATCTGCAAGGCACCGTCGAGATTCTGCGAACGCTCGAGAAAGCCGATATTCCCTTCCTCGCCGTCGTCGGCAATCACGAGGGGAAACGCGACGCACAGTGGCTCGATCTGTTTTCGGATCTCGGCCTTGCAACGCGACTTGGCCCGCAACCCGAGGTCATCGGCGACGTCGCCCTATACGGCCTCGATTTCGTCCCGCGCTCGAGACGCGAGGATCTCGAGTACGAGTTTTCCTCCGTGCCTGATGAGGCCGACCACGCAACGCTCGTCAGTCACGGCCTGTTCGAGCCCTTCGCCCACGCCGACTGGGATACCGAGCGCCTTCTCTCCGAATCGACAGTCGAGTTCGACGCCGTCTTGCTCGGAGACAATCACAAACCCGACACTGCCGAGGTACAGGACACCTGGGTCACTTACTGCGGGTCGACCGAACGCGCGAGCGCCAGCGAACGCGAGGATCGAGGCTACAATCTCGTCACCTTCGAAACCGACAACGACGAGGGCGACGCAGTCGCCATCAGCCGCCGCGCACTCACCGACACCCGCGACTTCGAGTTCGTCGACGTCGATCTCGAGGATGGCGAGGGAATCGACCGCGTCCAAGAGCGCGTCCGCGAGTACGAGGTGGAAGAGTCGGTCGTCATCATCACAATCGAGGGCGACGGACGGCCAGTCACTCCCGCCGCTGTCGAGGAACTGGCAATCGACCGCGGGGCGCTCGTCGCCCGTGTCAACGACCGACGCGACCTGCCGGACGAAGACGACGACGTCTCAGTAAGTTTTGCAGACCCTGACGACGCTGTCCGTGAACGGGTTCGCGAACTGGGACTCAGCAACGCCGCCCTCGAGATCGACAAGACGGTTCGCGACGGCGACCTCGTTGACTCGAACGTCCGCGAGTCAGTCGAACGCCGCGTCCGCGACCTCCTCGAGGACGACCAGTCTGCGTTCGACCCTGCACCGGCTCGCAGTCCCGACGACGAGGACGTGACGACGGTTGCAGATCAGCTCTCGAGTGCAACTGAACCGGCTGAGGAAACTGCGGATGAACAGACGGCTGCCAAACAGACGAGTGAGGAGACACAGACAGCCGAAACCGACCAACCGACTGGTGAACCTGAAACGGCCACTGCAGACGACTCGTCCGACGGTTCCGAATCCGCCGAGTCCACCGAGTCTGCTGACTCCGTCGAGTCAACCACGGAGCGTGAGCAAACCACGCCACAGTCGACCGACGAGGACGCCTCACTGGGTGATTTCGCATGA
- a CDS encoding MarR family transcriptional regulator, with product MSASESIRQEADDRGSWDDVRDLPPSAKLVAKVLEYNDTMTQQQIADETLLPSRTVRYALNRLEEENVIDSRFSFSDARKRLYTLDIES from the coding sequence ATGAGCGCTTCAGAGTCGATCCGACAGGAGGCTGACGATAGGGGTAGCTGGGATGACGTCCGCGACCTCCCACCGAGTGCGAAACTCGTCGCGAAAGTCCTCGAGTACAACGACACGATGACCCAACAGCAGATCGCAGACGAAACGCTGCTTCCCTCCCGAACCGTCCGCTACGCGCTGAATCGTCTCGAGGAAGAGAACGTGATCGACTCTCGGTTTTCGTTCTCGGATGCGCGAAAGCGCCTGTACACGCTCGATATCGAATCGTAA
- the pan1 gene encoding proteasome-activating nucleotidase Pan1 — MTDTVDDVDLPYEEDEASQQEKIQTLEDRLEDLESQNEEMRDKLLDANAENNKYQQKLERLTHENKKLKQSPLFVATVQELTDEGVIIKQHGNNQEALTEVTDEMRDDLEPDARVAVNNSLSIVKTLSGDTDVRARVMEVTESPEVSYEDIGGLEEQMQEVRETVEMPLENPEMFDDVGIDPPSGVLLYGPPGTGKTMLAKAVANQTNATFIKMAGSELVHKFIGEGAKLVRDLFKVAREHEPAVLFIDEIDAIAAKRTESKTSGDAEVQRTMMQLLSEMDGFEDRGDIRIIAATNRFDMLDRAILRPGRFDRLIEVPKPNQEGREIIFEIHTRGMNVADDVEFAELAEEATEASGADVKAICTEAGMFAIRDDRTEITMDDFRNAWDKVQAESDETDDVSKTFA, encoded by the coding sequence ATGACCGACACTGTGGACGACGTCGACCTCCCATACGAAGAGGACGAGGCGTCCCAACAGGAGAAGATCCAGACGCTCGAGGACCGGCTGGAGGACCTCGAGTCGCAAAACGAGGAGATGCGTGACAAACTCCTCGATGCGAACGCCGAGAACAACAAATACCAGCAGAAACTCGAGCGACTGACCCACGAGAACAAGAAACTTAAGCAGTCGCCGCTGTTCGTCGCCACCGTCCAGGAACTAACGGACGAAGGCGTCATTATCAAACAGCACGGAAACAACCAGGAGGCCCTGACCGAGGTCACCGACGAGATGCGCGACGATCTCGAGCCAGACGCACGAGTCGCCGTCAACAACTCGCTTTCTATCGTCAAGACCCTCTCGGGCGACACCGACGTGCGCGCTCGCGTGATGGAAGTCACCGAGAGCCCCGAAGTGAGCTACGAGGATATCGGCGGCCTCGAAGAACAGATGCAGGAAGTTCGTGAGACCGTCGAAATGCCACTCGAGAATCCCGAGATGTTCGACGATGTCGGGATTGACCCGCCAAGTGGTGTCCTTCTCTACGGGCCGCCGGGCACCGGCAAGACGATGCTTGCCAAGGCCGTCGCGAACCAGACGAACGCGACGTTCATCAAGATGGCCGGCTCCGAACTCGTCCACAAGTTCATCGGGGAAGGCGCAAAGCTCGTCCGCGACCTGTTCAAGGTCGCCCGCGAGCACGAACCTGCTGTTCTCTTCATCGACGAAATCGACGCCATCGCTGCCAAGCGAACGGAGTCCAAAACGTCAGGAGACGCCGAGGTCCAGCGCACCATGATGCAACTGCTCTCGGAAATGGACGGCTTCGAGGACCGAGGCGATATCCGCATTATTGCGGCAACGAACCGCTTCGACATGCTCGACCGCGCAATTTTGCGCCCGGGCCGATTCGACCGCCTCATCGAAGTGCCAAAGCCAAACCAGGAAGGTCGCGAGATTATCTTCGAGATCCACACGCGCGGGATGAACGTCGCCGACGACGTCGAATTCGCCGAACTGGCCGAGGAGGCCACCGAAGCCTCCGGTGCCGACGTGAAAGCGATCTGTACGGAAGCCGGGATGTTTGCCATCCGCGACGACCGAACCGAGATCACGATGGACGACTTCCGGAACGCCTGGGACAAAGTTCAGGCTGAATCCGACGAGACCGACGACGTCTCGAAGACGTTCGCCTGA
- a CDS encoding NUDIX hydrolase gives MDPPLALDAPRETQTIRVPPADIQAYRDWALEGTGLTAAARVTDSAGRIALVKNSWSNGWIVPGGAVEPGEDLAAAAKREVREETGLEAAIHDCILVINQTYISRADPATQVSTQFVVFDAAATGTISDPAQLGVEAGEIRAAQWFRTLPDNLHDDELFRPYLRE, from the coding sequence ATGGATCCCCCACTGGCACTGGACGCACCACGAGAGACCCAGACAATTCGTGTGCCCCCGGCAGACATACAGGCGTACCGAGACTGGGCACTCGAGGGGACCGGACTCACTGCCGCGGCACGCGTCACCGATTCTGCCGGCCGAATCGCACTCGTCAAAAACAGTTGGTCGAACGGCTGGATCGTCCCTGGCGGTGCGGTCGAACCGGGCGAAGACCTTGCAGCAGCCGCGAAACGGGAAGTGCGCGAAGAAACCGGACTCGAGGCGGCCATCCATGACTGCATTCTCGTAATCAATCAGACGTACATCTCGAGGGCTGACCCAGCAACGCAGGTATCCACGCAGTTCGTCGTCTTTGATGCAGCGGCGACCGGGACGATTTCCGATCCTGCTCAACTGGGTGTCGAAGCGGGCGAAATTCGCGCGGCACAGTGGTTCAGAACGCTTCCAGACAATCTTCACGACGACGAACTGTTCCGACCGTATCTGCGAGAGTGA
- a CDS encoding GMP synthase subunit A, with protein sequence MTKIVVVDNHGQFTHLERRALRDLGVETELVDNDTAPEDVDADGVVLSGGPDMDRIGTSADYLEADVPVLGICLGMQLIAEELGGRVGGGEYGGYADVTVEIVDSDDPLTGSLHPETRVWASHADEVKELPEGFELTGKSDVCDVEAMSNTDRDIYGVQWHPEVAHTEEGDEIFENFIGICESQ encoded by the coding sequence ATGACGAAAATCGTCGTGGTGGACAACCACGGGCAGTTTACGCACTTAGAGCGCCGGGCGCTTCGCGATCTCGGCGTCGAAACCGAACTGGTCGACAACGACACCGCCCCTGAAGACGTCGACGCTGACGGCGTTGTCCTCTCTGGTGGCCCCGACATGGACCGGATCGGGACGTCCGCTGACTATCTCGAGGCCGACGTCCCCGTTCTGGGAATTTGTCTCGGGATGCAACTCATCGCCGAAGAACTGGGCGGTCGCGTCGGCGGCGGCGAGTACGGCGGTTACGCCGACGTCACGGTCGAAATCGTCGACAGCGACGACCCGCTGACTGGCTCCTTGCACCCCGAAACGCGTGTCTGGGCGAGTCACGCAGACGAGGTCAAAGAGCTCCCAGAGGGCTTCGAACTCACCGGGAAAAGCGACGTCTGCGATGTTGAGGCGATGAGTAACACCGACCGCGATATTTACGGCGTCCAGTGGCACCCCGAAGTCGCCCACACCGAGGAGGGTGACGAGATCTTCGAGAACTTCATCGGCATCTGCGAGTCGCAGTAA
- a CDS encoding NmrA/HSCARG family protein yields the protein MATSVLVTGATGNQGGSVVDHLLESDTDFDVYGLTRDASSDTAESLADRGVTMVEGDLDEPDTFAPHVADVDTVFAVTNFWTVGYDQQVQQGKNIADVASEEGVDQLVFSGVGSHWEDTGVPHFDSADEIERHAQSLDLPLTTLGPVFFFQNLEAFAEDVVEDGQLALPLEEGVSLQMIDVDDVGHAAAVALENPDEFIGERIELAGDEATLAETADVLSEVTGQDVDPVHVPIEDAYDSFGEEFTVMCEWFNEVGYSADVDALEEQFGFEFTDLEAYLRKNGWEDKDGMASVPGWVKAMQ from the coding sequence ATGGCCACGAGCGTACTCGTCACCGGCGCAACCGGCAACCAGGGTGGCAGCGTCGTCGACCACCTCCTCGAGTCTGACACCGACTTTGACGTCTACGGACTCACGCGCGACGCCTCGAGTGACACCGCCGAATCGCTGGCAGATCGCGGTGTGACGATGGTTGAAGGCGACCTGGACGAACCGGATACATTCGCGCCACACGTCGCTGACGTTGATACTGTCTTCGCTGTCACCAACTTCTGGACGGTCGGCTACGACCAGCAGGTCCAGCAAGGAAAGAACATCGCCGACGTTGCGAGCGAGGAAGGCGTTGACCAGCTCGTCTTCAGCGGCGTCGGCAGCCACTGGGAAGACACCGGCGTCCCGCACTTCGATTCGGCCGACGAAATCGAACGCCACGCCCAGAGTCTCGACCTGCCGCTGACGACACTTGGCCCCGTCTTCTTCTTCCAGAATCTCGAGGCGTTCGCCGAGGACGTCGTCGAAGACGGCCAACTCGCCTTGCCACTCGAGGAGGGCGTCTCGTTGCAGATGATCGACGTCGACGATGTGGGACATGCGGCCGCGGTCGCCCTCGAGAACCCCGACGAGTTCATCGGTGAACGAATCGAACTCGCGGGCGACGAAGCAACGCTCGCCGAGACGGCCGACGTGCTCTCAGAAGTCACCGGCCAGGACGTCGACCCCGTTCACGTCCCCATCGAAGACGCCTACGACTCCTTCGGCGAGGAGTTTACCGTCATGTGCGAGTGGTTCAACGAGGTCGGCTACAGCGCCGATGTCGACGCCCTCGAGGAGCAATTTGGGTTCGAGTTCACCGATCTCGAGGCCTACCTCCGTAAGAACGGCTGGGAGGACAAAGACGGCATGGCCTCGGTTCCGGGCTGGGTCAAAGCGATGCAGTAG
- a CDS encoding DUF3194 domain-containing protein, with translation MSTGEPTAEEIVQTASDAAEGYVFSQYKQSAVRDLDVTVSFEDGVLEVDVYLNAPETADAPDPEQVADDAALTAREAVDDLFGE, from the coding sequence ATGTCGACCGGCGAACCGACTGCTGAGGAGATCGTCCAGACAGCGTCCGACGCTGCGGAAGGCTACGTCTTCTCGCAGTACAAACAATCAGCGGTGCGTGACCTCGACGTAACCGTCTCGTTCGAAGACGGCGTCCTCGAGGTTGACGTCTATCTCAACGCACCCGAAACGGCCGACGCCCCTGACCCGGAACAGGTCGCTGACGACGCCGCGCTTACAGCGCGAGAAGCCGTCGACGACCTGTTCGGCGAGTAA
- a CDS encoding prefoldin subunit beta, which translates to MQGNLPPEAQEKIEQLQDLQETAQEVAVQKQEAESSLTEAENALDELDTIDEDTPMYRNVGELLVETDYDTAADDLEEKVDTLEIRLETLEKQEDRVQEQFESLQGELEELLGGGGMGGPAGPGGPGAGGA; encoded by the coding sequence ATGCAAGGCAATCTGCCGCCAGAGGCACAAGAGAAAATCGAACAGCTTCAGGACCTGCAGGAAACCGCCCAGGAAGTCGCCGTCCAGAAGCAGGAAGCCGAATCGAGCCTCACCGAGGCCGAAAACGCCCTCGACGAACTCGATACCATCGACGAGGACACCCCGATGTATCGAAACGTCGGCGAACTGCTCGTCGAAACGGACTACGACACAGCAGCAGACGACCTCGAGGAGAAAGTCGACACGCTCGAGATCCGTCTCGAGACCCTCGAAAAGCAAGAAGACCGCGTACAAGAGCAATTCGAGAGCCTGCAGGGCGAACTCGAGGAACTGCTCGGCGGCGGCGGCATGGGCGGTCCAGCCGGCCCAGGCGGCCCAGGCGCTGGCGGCGCATAA
- a CDS encoding phosphatase PAP2 family protein, whose amino-acid sequence MLVQVLVQLAVVVTVMTCVSIGLFVGRYRLRETLTEWRSRVRAITPIAAFLAAVLLFNSVARQYGPDFSWLRFVEWNITWAIYDIEGQFILWLQSYSTPEITAYFSFIYIYGYVFLLVFPVIAYFALSNTRPARELLAAYALNYILGLICYTFIIAYGPRNMMPELVEALLYDTYPQYQHLTRQVNRNTNVFPSLHTSLAATVTFLAYRTRDVYPKWFLVATVLGVSVAISTMYLGIHWVIDVVAGVGLAYISVALAGTLVGRWSLSAWLEGHRPSIPAIGRSESDRPETESETEPTRTDETKY is encoded by the coding sequence ATGTTAGTTCAGGTGCTTGTGCAACTGGCCGTTGTCGTCACAGTCATGACCTGCGTCTCGATTGGCCTGTTCGTTGGGCGCTATCGACTTCGGGAGACGCTCACGGAGTGGCGAAGCCGAGTACGCGCGATTACCCCGATTGCAGCCTTTCTCGCGGCAGTGTTGTTGTTCAACAGCGTTGCCAGACAGTACGGCCCTGATTTCTCGTGGCTTCGCTTTGTCGAGTGGAACATTACGTGGGCCATCTACGACATTGAGGGGCAGTTCATTCTCTGGCTCCAGTCATACTCGACGCCCGAAATCACCGCGTACTTCTCGTTTATCTACATCTATGGCTACGTTTTCTTGCTCGTGTTTCCCGTTATTGCGTACTTCGCACTCTCGAATACGCGACCAGCACGAGAGCTGTTGGCGGCGTATGCACTGAACTACATCCTTGGGCTGATTTGCTATACGTTCATCATCGCCTACGGGCCACGAAACATGATGCCCGAACTCGTCGAGGCACTGCTGTACGATACGTACCCACAGTACCAGCATCTCACCCGGCAGGTCAACCGCAACACGAACGTCTTCCCATCGCTGCACACCTCACTTGCAGCGACCGTGACCTTTCTTGCCTACCGCACGCGCGATGTCTATCCCAAGTGGTTCCTCGTTGCCACCGTCCTCGGCGTCTCCGTTGCCATCTCGACAATGTACCTTGGCATTCATTGGGTAATCGACGTCGTCGCCGGGGTCGGACTCGCCTACATCAGCGTCGCACTCGCCGGCACACTCGTCGGCCGCTGGTCGCTTTCGGCCTGGCTCGAGGGCCACAGACCATCGATTCCAGCTATCGGACGCAGTGAGAGTGATCGGCCAGAGACAGAGTCTGAGACAGAGCCGACGCGGACAGACGAAACGAAGTACTGA